One window of the Zea mays cultivar B73 chromosome 3, Zm-B73-REFERENCE-NAM-5.0, whole genome shotgun sequence genome contains the following:
- the LOC100273036 gene encoding Vacuolar protein sorting-associated protein 60.1, which produces MKKIFGAKKDKGPPPSIQDATERINKRGETVDEKIKKLDEELARYKEQIRKTRPGPSQEAIKARAIRLLKHKRMYEEQRNMLYNQTYNLDQVGFAADGLKDAQQTMNAMKAANKELKGMMKTVKIDEIDNMQDEMTDLMDVSNEIQETLGRSYNIPDDVDEEELMGELDALESDMEFDSAAVPSYLQPDSDFDADLNLPAAPSRPAMVPAGGLQEDELGLPAVPRASLRS; this is translated from the exons ATGAAGAAGATCTTCGGCGCCAAGAAGGACAAGGGGCCGCCCCCCTCCATCCAGGACGCCACCGAGCGA ATAAACAAGCGGGGTGAGACGGTGGACGAGAAGATCAAGAAGCTGGACGAGGAGCTAGCCAGGTACAAGGAGCAGATCCGCAAGACCCGCCCCGGCCCGTCCCAGGAAGCCATCAAGGCACGCGCCATCCGACTCCTCAAGCACAAGCGCAT GTACGAGGAGCAACGCAACATGTTGTACAACCAAACCTACAATCTCGACCAAGTTGGCTTTGCTGCCGATGGCCTCAAGGATGCTCAGCAGACT ATGAATGCAATGAAGGCAGCAAACAAGGAGCTCAAGGGAATGATGAAAACTGTCAAAATTGATGAAATTGAT AATATGCAAGATGAAATGACAGATCTGATGGACGTGAGCAATGAGATACAAGAAACTCTTGGTAGAAGCTACAACATCCCTGATGACGTTGACGAGGAAGAACTGATGGGCG AGCTAGATGCTTTGGAGTCTGATATGGAATTTGACTCAGCTGCAGTCCCCTCATATCTTCAACCAGATTCTGACTTTGATGCTGACCTCAACTTACCTGCTGCACCAAGTCGCCCTGCAATGGTCCCAGCAGGCGGGCTGCAG GAGGATGAGCTAGGATTGCCAGCGGTGCCTCGGGCATCACTTCGCAGTTAG
- the LOC100281148 gene encoding Light-regulated protein, chloroplastic produces MQAAATAAGFSAVLPAKGRPAARSRVVARVPATRRSVRVAAVVATEAAQIDYSSSVSVFPMEACDLLGGDACNGPMFPEAKPASAAAAASRSVVGVDRDYLSYDEPKTVFPGEACDDLGGEFCEAPYQDGVSKELAHA; encoded by the exons ATGCAGGCTGCCGCTACTGCCGCCGGGTTCTCGGCCGTGCTGCCCGCCAAGGGCAGGCCGGCGGCGAGGAGCAGGGTGGTGGCCCGTGTCCCCGCCACAAGGAGGAGCGTCCGTGTAGCTGCCGTCGTCGCGACCGAGGCCGCGCAGATCGACTACAGCTCAAGCGTCTC GGTGTTCCCGATGGAGGCCTGCGACCTGCTTGGTGGCGACGCGTGCAACGGGCCCATGTTCCCGGAGGCCAAGCCcgcctcggcggcggcggcggcgagcaggAGTGTGGTCGGGGTGGACAGGGACTACCTGTCCTACGACGAGCCAAAGAC GGTGTTCCCGGGCGAGGCGTGCGATGACCTTGGCGGCGAGTTCTGCGAGGCGCCGTACCAGGACGGCGTCTCCAAGGAGCTGGCGCACGCCTGA
- the LOC103649923 gene encoding DNA excision repair protein CSB → MDEEDDDQRLLHSLGVTSANIEDIEKKILSQVQTEPKRDDEPGAAVDDPSGSSVAPEFDAQANLHQKLRSVQLEIDAVASTIKRAKNASVDGQDKKKQKQANHTSQDEPHGGALQQALATERLKSLKKAKAQIQKEILQSDPYPSGSDNRKDKMLAMLVEEEPRRKKKSLMPARGPKKTSAPRLKTMSYDDDDDFDAVLDGASAGFMETEREELIRKGLLTPFHKLKGFEKRVELPGPSHRQNDPSEQAEEAIEASRIARVAQSMQQIAQSRPTTKLLDPESLPRLDAPTAPFQRLGRPLKRPVPPSSEGRERKRQRNKTKRPLPDKKWRKANSRKESLLETDGEDVGDFATSVSEDDDQAAEGGLSPVILEGGLRIPGTIYEQLFDYQKVGVQWLWELHCQRAGGIIGDEMGLGKTVQVLSFLGSLHNSGMYKPSIVVCPVTLLQQWQREASRWYPKFKVEILHDSANGSSKKSKAYSDSDSEGSWDSDQEEVRRAKPAKKWDDLISRVVNSGSGLLLTTYEQLRILGEKLLDIEWGYAVLDEGHRIRNPNAEITLVCKQLQTVHRIIMTGAPIQNKLSELWSLFDFVFPGKLGVLPVFETEFSVPITVGGYANATPLQVSTAYRCAIVLRDLIMPYLLRRMKVDVNAQLPKKTEHVLFCSLTAGQRSTYRAFLASSEVEQIFDGNRNSLYGIDVLRKICNHPDLLEREHAAQNPDYGNPERSGKMKVVEQVLKVWKDQGHRVLLFTQTQQMLDILENFLTACDYQYRRMDGLTPAKQRMALIDEFNNTDEIFVFILTTKVGGLGTNLTGANRIIIYDPDWNPSTDMQARERAWRIGQTRDVMVYRLITRGTIEEKVYHRQIYKHFLTNKVLKNPQQRRFFKARDMKDLFTLQDDEGNGSTETSNIFGQLSKDVNVGVPNDGQQHQVHIASALSSTSEAEPSNGGNSKVDDNSDQADEESSILKSLFGAQGIHSAINHDAIMDANDDQKVRLEAEASQVAQRAAEALRQSRMLRSHDSFAVPTWTGRSGAAGAPSSVRRKFGSTVNSQLIPSSQPSETSSSRNRSLPVGALSGKALSSAELLAKIRGTREASASDALEHQLNVGSSSNLVSSPSGNGGRASNPPNRSMIVQPEVLIRQLCTFIQHNGGSATSTSITEHFKSRIQSKDMLLFKNLLKEIATLQRGAEGSVWVLKPDYT, encoded by the exons ATGGACGAAGAGGACGACGACCAGCGCCTGCTGCACAGCCTCGGCGTCACGTCCGCCAACATCGAGGACATCGAGAAGAAAATCCTCTCGCAG GTCCAAACTGAACCGAAGCGCGATGACGAGCCAGGAGCAGCCGTCGATGACCCCAGCGGGAGTAGTGTTGCGCCTGAGTTTGATGCGCAGGCCAATCTGCACCAGAAGCTGCGTTCCGTGCAACTCGAGATCGATGCCGTAGCTTCCACCATTAAAAGAGCTAAGAACGCCAGCgttgatggacaagataaaaAGAAGCAGAAACAAGCCAATCACACTTCTCAGGATGAACCTCATGGAGGAGCGCTCCAGCAGGCTCTTGCCACTGAGCGCCTTAAAAGCCTCAAGAAAGCTAAAGCTCAGATTCAGAAAGAGATATTGCAGTCGGACCCCTACCCATCTGGCTCGGACAACAGGAAAGATAAAATGCTAGCCATGCTGGTTGAAGAGGAGCCAAGGCGTAAGAAGAAGTCGCTAATGCCGGCTCGAGGGCCTAAGAAAACGTCAGCTCCTAGACTGAAAACCATGAGTTATGATGACGACGATGACTTCGATGCAGTGCTTGATGGGGCTTCTGCAGGATTTATGGAAACA GAAAGGGAAGAACTAATCAGGAAGGGCTTGCTGACACCATTTCACAAATTGAAGGGCTTTGAGAAGCGTGTTGAATTACCTGGACCTTCTCATAGGCAAAATGATCCCTCCGAACAAGCTGAAGAAGCAATTGAAGCTTCCAGGATTGCTAGAGTCGCTCAGTCAATGCAGCAAATTGCACAAAGTCGCCCTACAACAAAATTGCTTGATCCAGAATCTTTACCTAGGCTGGACGCACCTACTGCTCCATTTCAAAGGCTTGGAAGACCCCTAAAACGCCCTGTACCTCCTAGTTCAGAAGGACGGGAAAGGAAGAGACAAAGGAATAAGACCAAGAGGCCTTTGCCTGACAAGAAATGGAGAAAAGCCAATTCAAGGAAGGAATCACTATTGGAAACTGATG GTGAGGATGTTGGGGACTTTGCGACATCAGTTTCTGAGGATGATGATCAAGCAGCAGAAGGTGGATTATCTCCTGTTATTCTTGAAGGTGGTTTGAGAATTCCTGGCACAATTTATGAACAGCTATTTGATTACCAAAAAGTGGGAGTGCAGTGGCTGTGGGAGTTACACTGTCAAAGAGCCGGTGGAATTATTGGAGACGAAATGGGCCTGGGAAAAACTGTGCAAGTTCTATCATTTCTTGGTTCTTTGCATAACAGCGGCATGTACAAGCCCAGCATCGTTGTTTGTCCTGTAACACTTCTTCAACAGTGGCAAAGGGAGGCCAGTAGGTGGTATCCAAAATTCAAGGTGGAAATCTTACATGATTCTGCAAATGGTTCGAGTAAAAAGAGCAAGGCATATAGTGAttctgacagcgaaggttcttgggATAGTGATCAGGAAGAGGTTAGACGTGCAAAGCCTGCAAAGAAGTGGGATGACTTGATTTCACGGGTAGTAAATTCGGGATCAGGTTTGCTTTTAACCACATATGAGCAGCTAAGAATCTTAGGGGAGAAGTTGCTTGATATAGAATGGGGATATGCTGTGTTGGATGAGGGTCATCGTATAAGGAACCCTAACGCTGAGATAACGCTGGTGTGCAAGCAACTGCAAACTGTGCACAGGATAATCATGACAGGTGCACCTATTCAAAATAAACTTTCTGAGCTCTGGTCTCTTTTCGATTTCGTGTTCCCAGGGAAACTAGGTGTGCTGCCTGTATTTGAGACTGAATTTTCTGTGCCAATTACTGTTGGTGGTTATGCTAATGCGACACCATTGCAAGTGTCAACAGCATACAGATGCGCTATTGTTCTTCGTGATCTTATCATGCCATATCTTCTTAGACGGATGAAAGTTGATGTCAATGCACAGCTCCCCAAGAAAACAGAGCATGTTCTTTTTTGTAGTCTAACTGCAGGGCAGCGTTCTACTTATCGTGCTTTTCTTGCTAGTTCAGAGGTGGAACAAATATTTGATGGCAATAGAAATTCACTGTATGGTATAGATGTCCTAAGGAAAATATGCAATCATCCTGATCTACTCGAGAGAGAACATGCTGCTCAGAATCCTGACTATGGGAATCCTGAAAGAAGTGGAAAGATGAAAGTAGTTGAGCAAGTTCTCAAAGTCTGGAAGGACCAAGGTCACCGAGTTCTTCTGTTCACTCAAACTCAACAAATGCTTGACATTTTAGAGAACTTCCTGACGGCCTGTGACTACCAATACCGAAGAATGGATGGACTAACACCTGCAAAACAAAGGATGGCACTAATTGACGAGTTCAATAACACAGATGAAATCTTTGTTTTCATTCTGAccacaaaagttggtggtttgggtACAAACTTGACTGGCGCAAACAGGATTATTATTTATGACCCCGACTGGAACCCTTCAACAGACATGCAG GCCAGAGAACGTGCATGGCGAATTGGGCAAACTAGAGATGTAATGGTTTACAGACTGATCACACGTGGGACAATAGAGGAGAAAGTCTATCATCGACAGATATACAAGCATTTCCTTACCAACAAAGTACTGAAAAACCCTCAGCAGAGGAGATTCTTTAAAGCCAGAGACATGAAGGATTTATTCACACTACAAGATGATGAAGGGAATGGTTCAACTGAAACGTCAAATATTTTCGGCCAATTGTCCAAAGATGTGAACGTTGGAGTTCCAAATGATGGTCAACAGCATCAGGTACATATTGCTTCGGCTTTGTCAAGCACCAGTGAAGCTGAACCATCTAATGGTGGGAACAGTAAAGTGGATGATAACTCTGACCAAGCAGACGAAGAATCGAGCATTTTGAAGAGTCTTTTTGGTGCTCAAGGCATTCAT AGTGCGATCAATCATGATGCCATAATGGATGCTAACGATGACCAGAAAGTGCGCTTAGAAGCAGAAGCTTCACAAGTGGCACAAAGGGCAGCTGAAGCTTTACGTCAATCGCGAATGCTCAGAAGCCATGACAGTTTTGCTGTTCCCACATGGACCGGAAGATCTGGTGCTGCTGGGGCACCCTCCTCTGTTCGCAGGAAGTTTGGGTCCACAGTTAACAGCCAGTTGATCCCTTCCTCACAGCCATCAGAAACGTCCAGCAGCAGGAATCGAAGTCTTCCAGTGGGTGCTCTGAGTGGCAAGGCACTGTCATCTGCTGAACTTCTGGCTAAGATTCGTGGAACCCGAGAGGCATCTGCTTCAGATGCATTGGAGCATCAACTCAACGTAGGATCATCTTCCAATCTTGTATCAAGTCCATCTGGGAATGGTGGCCGTGCATCTAACCCTCCTAACAGAAGCATGATCGTGCAACCTGAAGTCCTGATCCGCCAGTTGTGCACCTTCATTCAACATAACGGTGGGTCTGCCACCTCCACGAGCATAACGGAACACTTCAAGAGTCGCATTCAGTCCAAGGATATGCTTCTCTTCAAGAACCTGCTGAAGGAGATAGCAACTTTGCAAAGAGGCGCGGAAGGTTCTGTGTGGGTGCTGAAACCTGATTACACGTGA